A genomic region of Pontibaca methylaminivorans contains the following coding sequences:
- the sseA gene encoding 3-mercaptopyruvate sulfurtransferase produces the protein MQDDPKTLVSTGWLAARIGDPDLRVLDGSWYLPETGRNARAEYEAAHVPGARFFDIDDISDHRSALPHMAPPPEKFVSRLRSMGVGDGHQVVVYDGAGLMSAARVWWLFRLMGKTAVAVLDGGLPKWRAEGHAVEDTLPVLRDRHMTTKLQPALVCDVTQVAHAVKLRDHEIIDARPAERFRGEAPEPRPGLRRGHIPGARNLPHHELLNPDGTMKDAAALRAAFEAAGVDLSRPAITTCGSGVTAAVLSLALERIGKRDHALYDGSWAEWGAFATLAAATGDAD, from the coding sequence ATGCAGGACGATCCGAAAACGCTGGTCTCGACCGGCTGGCTGGCGGCACGCATCGGCGATCCCGATCTGCGCGTGCTCGATGGCTCGTGGTATCTGCCCGAAACGGGGCGCAACGCGCGGGCGGAATACGAGGCCGCGCATGTTCCGGGCGCGCGTTTTTTCGACATCGATGATATTTCCGACCATCGCTCGGCCCTGCCGCACATGGCCCCGCCGCCCGAGAAATTCGTCTCGCGGCTGCGTTCCATGGGGGTCGGCGACGGGCATCAGGTGGTGGTCTATGACGGGGCCGGGCTGATGTCGGCGGCGCGGGTCTGGTGGCTGTTCCGCCTGATGGGCAAGACCGCGGTCGCGGTGCTGGACGGGGGTCTTCCGAAATGGCGGGCCGAGGGCCATGCGGTCGAGGACACGCTGCCGGTGCTGCGTGATCGCCACATGACGACAAAGCTGCAGCCCGCCCTGGTCTGCGACGTGACGCAGGTGGCCCATGCGGTCAAGCTGCGCGATCACGAGATTATTGATGCGCGTCCGGCCGAGCGGTTCCGCGGCGAGGCGCCCGAGCCGCGCCCCGGATTGCGGCGTGGCCATATCCCGGGCGCGCGCAACCTGCCGCATCACGAATTGCTGAACCCGGACGGCACCATGAAGGACGCGGCGGCGCTGCGGGCGGCGTTCGAGGCGGCCGGCGTCGATCTTTCGCGCCCTGCAATCACCACCTGCGGTTCCGGCGTGACCGCGGCGGTGCTTTCGCTTGCGCTTGAACGGATCGGCAAGCGGGATCATGCGCTTTATGACGGGTCATGGGCCGAGTGGGGGGCCTTCGCAACGCTTGCCGCAGCCACCGGAGACGCGGATTGA
- the smpB gene encoding SsrA-binding protein SmpB, translating into MAQANQNPNYKVVAENRRARFDYQIEEDLECGIILEGSEVKSLRARGANIAESYAAVENGELWLVNSHIAPYEQARTFRHDERRPRKLLVSRRELAHLWNATQRKGMTLVPLVLYFNHRGIAKVKIGIARGKKLHDKRETEARRDWSRQKQRLMKDNR; encoded by the coding sequence ATGGCCCAGGCGAACCAGAACCCGAATTACAAGGTCGTTGCCGAGAACCGGCGCGCGCGCTTCGATTACCAGATCGAGGAGGATCTCGAATGCGGGATCATTCTCGAGGGGTCCGAGGTCAAATCCCTGCGCGCGCGCGGCGCCAATATCGCCGAAAGCTATGCGGCCGTGGAAAACGGCGAGCTGTGGCTCGTGAACTCGCATATCGCGCCTTACGAGCAGGCGCGCACCTTCCGCCATGACGAGCGCCGCCCGCGCAAGCTGCTGGTGTCGCGGCGCGAGCTTGCCCATCTGTGGAACGCCACCCAGCGCAAGGGCATGACGCTGGTGCCGCTCGTGCTCTATTTCAATCACCGCGGCATCGCCAAGGTGAAGATCGGCATCGCGCGGGGCAAGAAGCTGCATGACAAGCGCGAGACCGAGGCGCGCCGCGACTGGTCCCGGCAGAAGCAGCGCCTGATGAAGGACAACCGCTGA
- a CDS encoding 4-(cytidine 5'-diphospho)-2-C-methyl-D-erythritol kinase, with the protein MTRAMAGSELRAFAPAKVNLALHVTGRQADGYHLLDSLVVFADMGDRLVLRRGAGAGIQVSGPQARGVPDGPDNLALRAALESGARDVAIMLEKHIPAGAGLGGGSTDAAAVLRVLGHWGMQHPDPLALGADLPVCMAARAARMSGIGERIVPLGGIPPLPAVLVNPGISLATATVFGAIAGAFAAPIGPVPGFSGVEDCARWLRHQRNDLEPAARARVPMIGDCLAALDANGALLARMSGSGASCFGLFATNEAAKQAAGTLAVQNPDWWVHAVTLGSADSSRLVQEPPTA; encoded by the coding sequence ATGACACGGGCAATGGCGGGGAGTGAACTCCGCGCCTTTGCCCCGGCCAAGGTCAATCTTGCGCTACATGTGACGGGGCGGCAGGCGGATGGCTATCACCTGCTCGATTCGCTCGTGGTCTTTGCCGATATGGGCGACCGGCTGGTGCTGCGCCGCGGCGCCGGGGCCGGTATCCAGGTCAGCGGCCCGCAGGCGCGCGGGGTTCCCGACGGGCCGGATAATCTCGCCCTGCGCGCGGCGTTGGAAAGCGGGGCGCGGGATGTGGCGATCATGCTGGAAAAGCACATTCCCGCCGGGGCCGGCCTTGGCGGCGGATCGACGGACGCGGCGGCGGTGCTGCGCGTGCTCGGGCACTGGGGGATGCAGCACCCCGATCCGCTGGCGCTCGGCGCGGATCTGCCGGTCTGCATGGCGGCGCGGGCGGCGCGCATGTCGGGGATCGGCGAACGGATCGTCCCGCTTGGCGGGATTCCGCCCCTGCCGGCGGTGCTGGTGAACCCGGGGATCAGCCTTGCCACGGCGACCGTGTTCGGCGCGATCGCCGGGGCGTTCGCTGCCCCGATCGGGCCGGTGCCGGGTTTTTCGGGGGTCGAGGATTGCGCGCGCTGGCTGCGTCACCAGCGCAACGACCTCGAGCCGGCGGCGCGTGCGCGTGTTCCGATGATCGGTGATTGCCTTGCAGCGCTGGATGCGAATGGAGCCCTGCTGGCGCGGATGAGCGGCTCGGGGGCAAGCTGTTTCGGGCTTTTTGCCACAAACGAGGCCGCGAAACAGGCCGCTGGCACGCTTGCGGTGCAAAACCCCGATTGGTGGGTACATGCGGTGACGCTCGGGAGCGCCGACAGCTCGCGCCTTGTGCAGGAACCACCGACCGCCTAG
- a CDS encoding tetratricopeptide repeat protein, giving the protein MLARISFSRAVLVAAAVALALPAGAQDGAPGPAPGIDEDAGAYLAARQAVIGSDFAAAARYYKRALAGDSDNPELMENLVLSQLSLGAVEEALPLAQRMEKLGIPSQGAHMVVAGHLIASGNYDALLERSGREYGIGPLIDGLINAWAHMGAGSVAQALEQFDRVAKQKGLRGIALYHKAMALASVGDFEGAEALFSADEGALGQVSRRATMARAEILSQLERNEEALALIHDAFGSELDPALANLASRLESGEQVPFSHVRSVEDGMAEVFLTFAQALAGDTADAYTLIYARMAAFLRPGNVDALLMTADLLDRLGQYDLAEESFSRVPTEDPSHFAAELGRADSLRRADRLDEALDVLKALAERYPALGSVQSALGDLERRQENWEEAVAAYDRAITHTNEDSRDLWFLYYARGIAHERLKHWDEAEADFRHALELQPDQPQVLNYLGYSLVEQKEHLDEALEMIERAVEAEPDSGYIVDSLGWALFRLGRYDESVGHMEKAVRLMPVDPVVNDHLGDVYWAVGRTREARFQWKRALSYYATASEEETSDSDIDPDRIRRKLEAGLDAVLAEEGAPPLHSGDRPGDIQPDESPSGGNSGDDTDDDIGDDTGNGGE; this is encoded by the coding sequence ATATTGGCGCGCATCAGTTTTTCACGGGCGGTTCTTGTCGCAGCGGCGGTCGCGCTCGCGCTTCCCGCCGGCGCGCAGGACGGTGCCCCGGGACCCGCGCCCGGCATCGACGAGGATGCGGGCGCCTATCTGGCGGCGCGCCAGGCGGTCATCGGCAGCGATTTCGCGGCGGCGGCGCGTTATTACAAGCGCGCGCTGGCCGGCGACAGCGACAATCCCGAACTGATGGAAAACCTGGTCCTTTCGCAGCTTTCGCTGGGCGCGGTCGAAGAGGCGCTGCCGCTTGCGCAGCGGATGGAAAAACTCGGCATCCCGAGCCAGGGCGCGCATATGGTGGTGGCCGGGCACCTGATCGCGAGCGGAAATTACGATGCATTGCTTGAACGTTCGGGGCGCGAATACGGCATCGGGCCGCTGATCGACGGGCTGATCAACGCCTGGGCGCATATGGGTGCCGGCTCGGTCGCGCAGGCGCTGGAACAGTTCGACCGGGTCGCGAAGCAGAAGGGCCTGCGCGGGATCGCGCTTTATCACAAGGCGATGGCGCTGGCCTCGGTCGGGGATTTCGAGGGGGCGGAGGCGCTGTTCTCGGCCGATGAAGGGGCGCTCGGGCAGGTGTCGCGCCGCGCCACCATGGCAAGGGCCGAGATCCTTTCCCAGCTTGAACGCAACGAAGAGGCGCTTGCGCTGATCCACGACGCCTTCGGCAGCGAACTCGACCCCGCGCTGGCGAATCTGGCGTCGCGGCTCGAATCCGGCGAACAGGTTCCGTTCAGCCATGTGCGCTCGGTCGAGGACGGCATGGCCGAGGTGTTCCTGACCTTTGCGCAGGCGCTCGCCGGAGATACGGCCGATGCCTATACGCTGATCTATGCGCGGATGGCTGCGTTCCTGCGCCCGGGCAACGTGGATGCGCTGCTCATGACCGCGGATCTGCTGGACCGGCTCGGGCAATACGACCTGGCCGAGGAAAGCTTTTCCCGCGTGCCGACCGAGGACCCGAGCCATTTCGCCGCCGAACTCGGGCGCGCCGATTCGCTGCGCCGGGCCGACCGGCTGGACGAGGCGCTCGATGTGCTCAAGGCGCTGGCCGAGCGGTATCCTGCTCTCGGTTCGGTGCAGTCGGCGCTTGGCGATCTCGAACGGCGGCAGGAAAACTGGGAAGAGGCCGTGGCCGCCTATGACCGGGCGATCACCCACACCAACGAGGATTCGCGCGACCTCTGGTTCCTTTATTATGCCCGTGGCATCGCCCATGAGCGGCTGAAGCACTGGGACGAGGCCGAGGCGGATTTCCGCCATGCGCTGGAACTGCAGCCGGACCAGCCGCAGGTGCTGAACTATCTCGGCTATTCGCTGGTGGAGCAGAAAGAGCACCTCGACGAGGCGCTCGAGATGATCGAACGCGCGGTCGAGGCCGAGCCGGACAGCGGCTATATCGTCGATTCGCTCGGCTGGGCGCTGTTCCGCCTTGGCCGCTATGACGAATCGGTCGGCCACATGGAAAAAGCGGTGCGGCTCATGCCGGTCGATCCGGTGGTGAACGACCATCTGGGCGATGTCTACTGGGCGGTCGGGCGCACGCGCGAGGCCCGCTTTCAGTGGAAGCGGGCGCTCTCCTACTACGCCACCGCTTCCGAGGAGGAAACGAGCGATTCCGACATCGACCCGGACCGCATTCGCCGCAAGCTCGAGGCCGGGCTGGATGCGGTGCTGGCCGAGGAGGGCGCGCCGCCGCTGCATTCCGGCGATCGCCCCGGCGATATCCAGCCGGACGAGTCCCCGTCGGGCGGCAATTCGGGCGATGACACGGATGATGACATAGGCGATGACACGGGCAATGGCGGGGAGTGA
- a CDS encoding electron transfer flavoprotein-ubiquinone oxidoreductase has translation MAEIERESMEYDVVIVGAGPAGLAAAIRLKQLDADLEVVVLEKGSEVGAHILSGAVLDPCGLDALIPDWKERGAPLDVPVRKDNFYILGEAGQMRVPNWPMPPLMNNHGNYVVSMGNVCRWMAQQAEELGVEIFPGMACSELVHGENGEVRGVVAGEFGRAQDGTPGPNYEPGMELLGKYVFLAEGVRGSLSKQVIARYDLSAGKEPQKYGIGMKEIWEIDPEKHREGTITHTMGWPLGRNAGGGSFIYHASDNQLFIGFVVHLNYANPYLYPYMEFQRFKHHPMVADLLKGGKRVAYGARAISEGGFQSMPKMVAPGVALLGCSVGMVNVPRIKGNHNAMLSGKAAAEAAHAAIRAGRAGDELADYETDVRSGPIGRDLRKVRNVKPMWSKWGLLPSLALGGLDMWMNTANMTFFGTMSHGKTDAEATEPADRHKPIAYPRPDGKLSFDRLTNVAFSFTNHDENQPSHLKLKDPAVPVTVGLAKYAGPSQRYCPAGVYEFVQEEGQEPRFVINFQNCVHCKTCDIKDPPQNINWTTPQGGDGPNYPNM, from the coding sequence ATGGCCGAGATCGAACGCGAATCCATGGAATATGACGTGGTCATCGTCGGTGCCGGCCCGGCCGGGCTTGCCGCGGCGATCCGGCTCAAGCAACTCGATGCGGATCTCGAGGTCGTGGTGCTGGAAAAGGGCAGCGAGGTCGGCGCGCATATCCTGTCCGGCGCGGTGCTCGATCCCTGCGGGCTCGACGCGCTGATCCCCGACTGGAAAGAGCGCGGGGCGCCGCTCGATGTGCCGGTGCGCAAGGACAACTTCTATATCCTGGGCGAGGCGGGGCAGATGCGGGTGCCGAACTGGCCGATGCCCCCGCTCATGAACAACCACGGCAACTATGTCGTCTCCATGGGCAATGTCTGCCGCTGGATGGCGCAGCAGGCCGAGGAACTCGGCGTTGAAATCTTCCCCGGCATGGCCTGTTCGGAACTGGTGCATGGCGAAAACGGCGAGGTGCGCGGCGTGGTCGCGGGCGAATTCGGCCGCGCGCAGGACGGCACCCCGGGGCCGAATTACGAGCCGGGGATGGAACTGCTCGGCAAATATGTCTTTCTGGCCGAAGGGGTGCGCGGGTCGCTGTCGAAACAGGTGATCGCGCGTTACGATCTTTCCGCCGGCAAGGAGCCGCAGAAATACGGCATCGGCATGAAGGAAATCTGGGAGATCGACCCCGAAAAGCACCGCGAGGGCACGATCACCCACACCATGGGCTGGCCGCTTGGCCGCAACGCCGGCGGCGGTTCCTTCATCTATCATGCCTCGGACAATCAGCTGTTCATCGGCTTCGTCGTGCACCTGAACTATGCCAACCCCTATCTGTATCCCTATATGGAATTCCAGCGCTTCAAGCATCATCCGATGGTGGCTGACCTGCTGAAGGGCGGAAAGCGCGTGGCATACGGGGCGCGCGCGATCTCGGAAGGCGGGTTCCAGTCGATGCCGAAAATGGTGGCGCCGGGTGTTGCGCTGCTCGGCTGTTCGGTCGGTATGGTGAACGTTCCCCGCATCAAGGGCAATCACAACGCCATGCTTTCCGGCAAGGCCGCCGCCGAAGCGGCCCATGCCGCGATCCGGGCCGGGCGCGCCGGCGACGAGCTTGCGGATTACGAGACCGACGTGCGCAGCGGCCCGATCGGCCGGGATCTGCGCAAGGTGCGCAACGTCAAGCCGATGTGGTCGAAATGGGGCCTGCTCCCGAGCCTCGCGCTCGGCGGGCTCGACATGTGGATGAACACCGCGAACATGACGTTCTTCGGCACCATGAGCCATGGCAAGACCGACGCCGAAGCCACCGAACCGGCCGACCGGCACAAGCCGATCGCCTATCCCAGACCCGACGGCAAGCTGTCGTTCGACCGCCTGACCAACGTCGCGTTTTCGTTTACCAACCATGACGAGAACCAGCCCTCGCATCTGAAGCTGAAGGATCCCGCTGTGCCGGTGACGGTGGGGCTGGCGAAATATGCCGGGCCGTCGCAGCGTTACTGCCCGGCGGGCGTCTATGAATTCGTGCAGGAAGAGGGGCAGGAGCCGCGCTTCGTGATCAATTTCCAGAACTGCGTGCACTGCAAGACCTGCGATATCAAGGATCCGCCGCAGAACATCAACTGGACCACGCCGCAGGGGGGCGACGGGCCGAACTACCCGAACATGTGA
- the greA gene encoding transcription elongation factor GreA produces the protein MEKIPMTPRGHSALEKELKQLKSVERPAIISAIAEAREHGDLSENAEYHSAREKQSFIEGRIKELEGVLALAEVIDPAKLSGAIKFGARVTVADEDTDEEKTWQIVGEHEADIENGMLNIMSPIARALIGKEEGDSVEVRTPGGERSYEILRIDYS, from the coding sequence ATGGAAAAGATTCCGATGACACCCCGGGGGCACTCCGCCCTCGAAAAAGAATTGAAACAGCTCAAATCGGTCGAGCGGCCGGCGATCATCTCCGCCATCGCCGAGGCGCGCGAACATGGCGACCTGTCGGAAAACGCCGAATATCACTCGGCGCGGGAAAAGCAGTCCTTCATCGAGGGGCGCATCAAGGAACTCGAGGGCGTGCTCGCTCTGGCCGAGGTGATCGACCCCGCGAAGCTTTCCGGCGCGATCAAGTTCGGGGCCCGCGTCACCGTGGCGGACGAGGACACCGACGAGGAAAAGACCTGGCAGATCGTCGGCGAACACGAGGCCGATATTGAAAACGGCATGCTGAACATCATGTCTCCGATCGCCCGGGCCCTGATCGGCAAGGAAGAAGGCGACAGCGTCGAGGTGCGCACCCCCGGGGGCGAGCGCTCCTATGAAATTCTGAGGATCGACTATTCGTGA
- a CDS encoding ETC complex I subunit → MRARIYRPAKTAMSSGMAKTRDWVLEFAPNDARRIDPLMGWTSSDDTQSQVRLRFPTREAAEEYAAAKGIDAQVLEPKKRGFVVRPAGYGENFASNRRGSTWTH, encoded by the coding sequence ATGCGTGCCCGGATCTACAGACCCGCCAAGACCGCCATGTCGTCTGGCATGGCCAAGACCCGTGACTGGGTGCTGGAATTCGCGCCCAATGATGCGCGCCGCATCGACCCGCTGATGGGCTGGACCTCGTCGGACGATACCCAGAGCCAGGTGCGGCTGCGCTTTCCGACCCGCGAGGCGGCCGAGGAATACGCCGCCGCCAAGGGGATCGACGCGCAGGTTCTGGAGCCGAAAAAGCGCGGCTTCGTCGTCCGCCCGGCCGGCTATGGCGAGAATTTCGCAAGCAACCGGCGCGGCAGCACCTGGACCCACTGA
- the uvrB gene encoding excinuclease ABC subunit UvrB → MPYVHSDTATMSEEIPDTPRVKPKLEGGRRLVMRSEFSAAGDQPAAIAELTQGIDTGERNQVLLGATGTGKTFTMARIIEETQRPAIILAPNKTLAAQLYGEFRNFFPDNAVEYFVSFYDYYQPEAYVPRSDTYIEKESEINDQIDRMRHSATRALLERDDVIIVASVSCIYGIGSVETYGAMTQDLVVGESYDQRQVIANLVAQQYKRNDQAFQRGTFRVRGDSLEIFPAHLEDRAWRLSFFGEELESITEFDPLTGERTDRFEQIRVYANSHYVTPKPTMRQAIKSIREELKQRLRQFSDEGKLLEAQRLEQRTNFDLEMLEATGVCNGIENYSRYLTGRAPGEPPPTLFEFIPDNAIVFADESHVSVPQIGGMYRGDYKRKFTLSEHGFRLPSCMDNRPLKFEEWDAMRPQSVFVSATPGKWELDQTGGVFTEQVIRPTGLLDPQVEVRPVTTQVDDLLDEIRRVSAGGYRTLVTTLTKRMAEDLTEYLHEQGIRVRYMHSDIDTLERIEILRDLRLGAFDVLIGINLLREGLDIPECGLVAILDADKEGFLRSETSLIQTIGRAARNAEGRVIMYGDRTTGSMERALAETERRRQKQIAYNDEHGITPETIRKNVDDIMQGLYRGDVDMNRVTAKIDKPMAGANLAAVLDGMRTEMLKAAENLEFEEAARLRDEIRRLEAVDLAVADDPLARQQAVAQAGEEATRGRGRSTAGRPGQHGGNVARRKRS, encoded by the coding sequence ATGCCCTATGTCCATTCCGATACCGCCACCATGAGCGAGGAAATCCCCGACACGCCCCGGGTCAAGCCCAAGCTCGAAGGCGGCAGGCGGCTGGTCATGCGCAGCGAATTCAGCGCCGCCGGCGACCAGCCGGCCGCCATTGCCGAACTGACACAGGGCATCGACACGGGCGAGCGCAACCAGGTGCTGCTTGGTGCGACCGGCACCGGCAAGACCTTTACCATGGCGCGAATCATCGAGGAAACCCAGCGCCCGGCGATCATCCTTGCCCCGAACAAGACGCTCGCAGCGCAGCTTTACGGTGAATTCCGCAACTTCTTTCCCGACAACGCGGTCGAATATTTCGTGAGCTTCTACGATTATTACCAGCCCGAAGCCTATGTGCCGCGCTCGGACACCTATATCGAGAAGGAATCCGAGATCAACGACCAGATCGACCGCATGCGCCACTCGGCCACGCGGGCGCTGCTGGAGCGCGACGACGTGATCATCGTCGCCTCGGTCTCCTGCATCTACGGCATCGGCAGCGTGGAAACCTACGGCGCCATGACGCAGGATCTGGTGGTGGGCGAATCCTATGACCAGCGGCAGGTGATCGCGAATCTGGTCGCGCAGCAATACAAGCGCAACGATCAGGCATTCCAGCGCGGCACCTTCCGTGTGCGCGGCGACAGCCTGGAAATCTTTCCCGCCCACCTCGAGGACCGCGCCTGGCGGCTTTCGTTCTTCGGCGAGGAACTGGAAAGCATCACCGAATTCGACCCCCTGACCGGCGAGCGCACCGACCGGTTCGAGCAGATCCGCGTCTATGCCAATTCGCACTATGTCACGCCCAAGCCCACCATGCGGCAGGCGATCAAAAGCATCCGCGAGGAACTGAAACAGCGCCTGCGGCAGTTCAGCGACGAGGGCAAGCTGCTCGAGGCGCAGCGGCTGGAACAGCGCACGAATTTCGATCTCGAGATGCTCGAGGCAACCGGCGTCTGCAACGGGATCGAGAACTATTCCCGCTATCTGACCGGGCGCGCACCGGGCGAACCGCCGCCCACCCTGTTCGAGTTCATCCCCGACAACGCCATCGTCTTTGCCGACGAAAGCCACGTCAGCGTGCCCCAGATCGGCGGCATGTATCGCGGCGACTACAAGCGCAAGTTCACCCTGTCGGAACACGGCTTCCGCCTGCCCTCCTGTATGGACAACCGCCCGCTCAAGTTCGAGGAATGGGACGCCATGCGGCCGCAATCGGTGTTCGTCTCGGCCACCCCCGGCAAGTGGGAGCTCGACCAGACCGGCGGCGTCTTTACCGAACAGGTGATCCGCCCGACCGGGCTTCTGGATCCGCAGGTCGAGGTGCGCCCGGTGACGACGCAGGTCGATGACCTGCTGGATGAAATCCGCCGGGTCAGCGCCGGGGGCTATCGCACGCTCGTGACCACCCTGACCAAGCGCATGGCCGAGGATCTGACCGAATACCTGCACGAACAGGGCATCCGCGTGCGCTACATGCACAGCGACATCGACACGCTGGAACGCATCGAGATCCTGCGCGATCTGCGGCTCGGGGCCTTCGACGTGCTGATCGGCATCAACCTGCTGCGCGAGGGGCTCGACATCCCGGAATGCGGGCTCGTGGCGATCCTGGACGCCGACAAGGAAGGCTTCCTGCGCTCGGAAACCTCGCTGATCCAGACCATCGGCCGCGCGGCAAGGAACGCCGAGGGGCGCGTCATCATGTATGGCGACCGCACCACCGGCAGCATGGAACGCGCGCTGGCCGAGACCGAGCGGCGCCGCCAGAAGCAGATCGCCTATAACGACGAGCACGGCATCACGCCCGAAACCATCCGCAAGAATGTCGATGACATCATGCAGGGGCTCTATCGGGGCGACGTGGACATGAACCGCGTTACCGCGAAGATCGACAAACCCATGGCCGGGGCGAATCTGGCCGCGGTGCTGGACGGGATGCGGACCGAGATGCTGAAGGCGGCCGAGAACCTCGAATTCGAAGAGGCCGCGCGGCTGCGTGACGAGATCAGGCGGCTCGAGGCGGTGGATCTCGCGGTGGCGGACGACCCGCTTGCGCGCCAGCAGGCGGTCGCCCAGGCCGGCGAGGAAGCCACGCGCGGGCGCGGGCGCTCGACCGCCGGGCGGCCGGGGCAGCACGGGGGCAATGTGGCGCGGCGCAAACGGTCCTGA
- a CDS encoding SseB family protein → MNETTALDRAHAAMEASPDDDAARLRFFARLCDNELFLMLAAEPAGDSVSPEIFDLAAGRFVLVFDREERLSRFAGRAVPYAAMSGRVLVGMLSGRDLGMAVNLEVAPSSILLGPEAVTWLETILAQGPARVEAQIAAVSPPAGLPEALLHALDAKLALMAGRARRAYLVGTTDEAGRRGHMLAIIDAQKGAETALAQALNEALVFSGLKAGALDVAFLAGGDPLVERLAAQGLRIDLPEPPQDGHDKSPAAPGRDPARPPILR, encoded by the coding sequence ATGAACGAGACCACCGCGCTTGACCGCGCCCATGCGGCGATGGAGGCAAGCCCCGACGACGATGCGGCGCGGCTGCGCTTTTTCGCGCGGCTCTGCGACAACGAACTGTTCCTGATGCTGGCCGCCGAACCGGCCGGGGATTCGGTGTCACCCGAGATCTTCGATCTCGCGGCCGGGCGTTTCGTGCTGGTTTTCGACCGCGAGGAAAGATTGTCGCGGTTTGCCGGCCGCGCCGTGCCCTATGCGGCAATGTCGGGGCGCGTGCTGGTCGGGATGCTCTCGGGGCGGGATCTCGGGATGGCGGTCAACCTGGAGGTCGCGCCCTCGTCGATCCTGCTCGGTCCCGAGGCGGTGACCTGGCTGGAAACCATCCTTGCGCAGGGGCCGGCCCGGGTCGAGGCGCAGATCGCGGCCGTGTCGCCGCCCGCGGGCCTGCCCGAGGCGCTGCTGCATGCGCTCGATGCCAAGCTTGCGCTCATGGCGGGGCGGGCGCGGCGGGCCTATCTGGTCGGCACCACCGACGAGGCCGGGCGGCGCGGCCATATGCTGGCCATCATTGATGCGCAGAAGGGGGCCGAGACCGCGCTTGCGCAGGCGCTGAACGAGGCGCTGGTCTTTTCCGGGCTGAAGGCGGGGGCGCTCGACGTCGCATTCCTTGCGGGTGGCGATCCGCTGGTCGAGCGGCTGGCCGCGCAGGGCTTGCGGATCGACCTGCCCGAGCCGCCGCAGGACGGTCACGACAAATCCCCGGCCGCACCGGGGCGCGATCCCGCGCGCCCGCCGATCCTGCGCTGA
- a CDS encoding uracil-DNA glycosylase family protein yields the protein MFQPPKPPLVERIRACRICAERFAATATHHAPRPVVWFRPGARVLIAGQAPGIRVHDTGKPFNDRSGVRLREWLGMTDAEFYDIDRVAIVPMAFCFPGYNDKSSDLPPPPVCAGTWHRDVMAELTDLRLIVAIGSYAQRWHLDARGSLTETVSNWRDHAPRIFPLPHPSWRNTAWLKKNPWFETDLLPVLRSRVREVLDERDHRA from the coding sequence ATGTTCCAGCCCCCGAAACCGCCGCTTGTCGAACGCATCCGCGCCTGTCGCATCTGTGCCGAACGCTTTGCCGCCACCGCCACGCATCACGCGCCCCGCCCGGTGGTCTGGTTTCGCCCCGGCGCGCGCGTCCTGATCGCCGGGCAGGCGCCCGGCATCCGCGTGCACGACACGGGCAAGCCGTTCAACGACCGCTCGGGCGTGCGGCTGCGCGAATGGCTGGGCATGACCGATGCCGAGTTCTATGACATCGACCGGGTGGCCATCGTGCCCATGGCCTTCTGCTTTCCGGGCTACAACGACAAGAGCTCGGACCTGCCGCCGCCGCCGGTCTGTGCCGGGACATGGCACCGCGACGTGATGGCCGAACTCACCGATCTGCGGCTGATCGTGGCGATCGGCAGCTATGCCCAGCGCTGGCATCTTGACGCCAGGGGGTCGTTGACCGAAACCGTGTCGAACTGGCGCGACCACGCGCCGCGCATCTTTCCGCTGCCGCACCCTTCATGGCGCAATACCGCCTGGCTGAAGAAGAACCCCTGGTTCGAGACCGACCTTCTGCCGGTGCTGCGCTCCCGTGTCCGCGAGGTTCTGGATGAACGAGACCACCGCGCTTGA